TGGCTTTCATTTCTTGCcaattttcgttcaaaaatgactatggtaaaaaattcggaaaaaacattgtttcCAGCTTGTGAATTTGTAACGTGAAATCTATGCAAAAAAGGTTGCCAACTTCTGTAGTTTATAAATGTGATGCAAAATCCCTAGTAAAAAAGTCATTACTGTAACTCATATTATAAATTGATTCTTTAACAACACAAgagagaaaaattcgaattgggtttgatcgaaaattgcttcttaaaaatgaaatcatttaaaatgtttagatCGTATTTATTCGtctattttcagtgtttttccGAAATGTAACATATTGGTCTCTAACAACAATCAAACATGTTATCATCGGTTACATTCTATTTATTTCTTATCAAATAAACATAAAGTTTCAGAGATCATCGACTGGAAAATAAAGTTAGTATGAGATTGtaagaagttttaaaaacagaCAAATAGTCCATCACACTCTTGTCTAACAAGTTTTGTACAATTTCGTGTTTTACAGTTATCTTAAGACTGAAATAAAAGAgtctcaaatttaaaaaaagtttgatatatggttttcgggaaaataaacaaatgcataaaaataaaaatcactaaaaactaaagttcgaaatttcgaaaaactaaacacttcaatatttttcaaaaatacaaaagggGTGGTTCTATTGCTAATCAGGTCGACTGTGTGAACACCACGTGCTTGTTATTGTTTTATGTATTTGAATgccaatttgaaaagttgtttaatttttattcagtcAATATTATTTGTCTGTTCGAAAATAATATTCACGTCATCGTTTGAAAATAGTGATTCTGTGCATCTAAACTTTCTTCAAGTGTTGTTTCAgcatgttaattttttttaatgtgaatttttgattggCGAGGctgctagaaaaaaaaaacaataagttATGAGTGAAGTTTATTTCTGACACGTAACAGAAAATGTAATATGCATATTATCCAGTTATGATGAATATTATGagctatcaaaattttaaagagatcaaaaagttaaaagaaaaattaaagcgTGAAAATCTACAAAGCTGCCCACTTGATGATCAGCATAATTCCAGCAGATATTAAACCTTAAAATTAACGAATTAGTGATCTGATTTGAAGTTCATTTCTTACCGGAAACTGGTAGAGTAATAACCCATGACATGAAAATATTCCGGAACGTAGACCATTTTACTCCATCTTCAGACCGTAGAGCCCCAACAGCAACAACGCTGCCAACCTGAAAaggaattcgaaaattttcgttacGATGGACTATACCGTTTACCAAACAGTGAGTTGTACTGATAGGAAGTCCTAGTTTACTTGCAACAAGTGATGTCATAGCTGCGCCAAACTCAATTGTAAATCCACTTGCTGGATtaatttctgacatttttgttCCAACAGTCTTGATAACGTAATGCCCGAAAGTCCAGAGACCGATACAGATTGCAAGTACTCCATACAAAAGAACATAAATTGGCACCTGGAAGCGAAAAGGTTTATTATTAGGACGCTGTCATGTTTGAACTTACAGCTTCTTTTTGTTCTACAGACTTGGTACGATAAACAGAAATAATAGCCGCAAGTGGAGCGACTGCATTACTAACGTCATTGGCTCCATGGGCAAATCCAGCAAAACAAGCAGTGAATACTTGAATTGTAGAGAATAATTGAGTAATGCTACGGCTGTCAGAGCGTGTACGGTCTGGGAGAAGCCAAGTAAAAAACTTTCGGATTTTTCCTGGTGTGGACATTGTTTTCTGTTGATTTGTAACACTTCCTTCTGTGAATTCCTCAAGCTCCGCCGAGCCGCGAGCTGATTCCACGTCAGAAAACATCGGTGGAGTTGGAGGTGCTTCAGAATCTAGAACGCAAAACATGAGCTTCTTACTTCAATTAGTTTTGAATAATACCTTGAATCTTGGCTCTGATTCTCGGCTTCATAACAAAGTTTGCGAATGCAGCGGCAATTGTTCCTACTCCAAGAACTATAATG
This is a stretch of genomic DNA from Caenorhabditis elegans chromosome V. It encodes these proteins:
- the pitr-3 gene encoding Phosphate transporter (Confirmed by transcript evidence); protein product: MDTATAMLSGASSTFAGVVGDFDQSSVLWALIVGIILAFLLGAGMGANDVSNAFGTSVGSGVLTIIQAYILASIFETLGSVLVGWSVVDTMRKGVVDISQYENTPKEFLLGQIAVLGGCSAWLLIATVLHMPVSTTHSLVGATIGFSVVLRGFNGIQWMAIVKIVCSWFISPVLSGIISSIIYMIVDHTVLRTANPLKNGLRALPVFYFVCMAFNALMVFWDGSKLLHFDEIPVWGIVIIVLGVGTIAAAFANFVMKPRIRAKIQDSEAPPTPPMFSDVESARGSAELEEFTEGSVTNQQKTMSTPGKIRKFFTWLLPDRTRSDSRSITQLFSTIQVFTACFAGFAHGANDVSNAVAPLAAIISVYRTKSVEQKEAVPIYVLLYGVLAICIGLWTFGHYVIKTVGTKMSEINPASGFTIEFGAAMTSLVASKLGLPISTTHCLVGSVVAVGALRSEDGVKWSTFRNIFMSWVITLPVSGLISAGIMLIIKWAAL